Part of the Mus caroli chromosome 1, CAROLI_EIJ_v1.1, whole genome shotgun sequence genome, CTAtgccctggctggttttgtgtgtcaacctgacacaagctagagtgtcatcagagaggaaggagctcagttgaggaaatgtctccacaagatccagctgtaagacgtTTTTCTCAATTAAGCCCAGCCCAtagtaggtggtgccatccctgggctagtggtcctgggttctataagaaaacaggctgaacaagcctCGGTGAACAAGCCAGCCAgcaagcagtacccctccatggtctctgcatcagctcctgcctccaggttcctgccctgcttgagttcctgtcctgccttcctccaGTGATGACCTGGAAATGTaggtcaaataaatcctttcctccccaacttgcttttttggctatggtgtttgtcacagcaatagaaaccctaagacaaactACAAGGCATCCCCTTCCTTTAGTGGACCAGGGAGCATCGCTCTGCTCTGCTACTATGGCTCTCGTCATCTATATCCCAAGGTCAACAGGGCACATCCTTCAATATTTGGATCAGGGCAAGCTCCTCTCTTAAGCCTCATCTGAGCCGACTAAAACCCCACGGATACGTCTATAGggcaccctcaccccaccctacccTTGCTTAGGATTTGCAACCGGCCTCTTCGGGCCACAACTGACATCTCTCAGGTCCGGGGATGCATTCGCGCATCGCCTTCTCGCTGAGCTTTGAGGAACAGGAAGCGGACATACAAGAGCTGGCTGACACTCCTGAGCATAACCACCCATATCAGACAGAGATCTGTGACCATGGTGGAAATCAAAAGCACAGGATCGCTCGAAAACTCAGTGTGTGTCTACACGAAATAACCGAGTCCCAGCACCAAGCACGCAGTTGCCACACACCAACCCTTACCCTTCTCTCAGAGCTTGGGGGCTGGAGGCCTGTCAGTGCGTAAGCCTCGCTCGGGCCTTCCCTCTCTGGAAGATTTATCAGGAGCCACAATCAACTGACAGCGAGCAAACCCTACTTCCTCGCTGCAGTTCACGTTAACACTCGCCGGCCCTGCGACTGTCCCCGGCAGTTCCCGCTTCCCCGGCCTCTGAATCCCCAAAGGCCTGGGCTCCCGCGCAGGTTTGCAGGCGTGCTCCCACCCCCACGCATCGCTCCGCGCCGccaccaccccacctcatccaggTCCACATAGGGCCCCGCGCCCTCGGGGAACATCTCATCGACAGCGGGTTTCATCTCGACAAGGCGGCGTTGCGCTCACTTCCGGCCAGCCTCCTTCTACTTCCGGCGTTCTTCCGAGCACGTCTAGACCCCGGAGGACCGCGCCTCGGTGGCACTCGCTGGCCTGGCTGCAGGGCAGCTACTCTCTTGGAGCTAAAGAGGGCAGCGGATTAGATGACGGTCTAAGGACCAGCAACACCGCACAGCACGAGTTGTCGGCGGAGAAAGGAGACTCTCCATTTCCCAGCAGAGCTGCAGTTCAAAACCATCAGAATGGCTACTGTTTAGGATTCGCAGGCAGTAATGGATTGGCTAGAAGATGGGGGTACTGGATCCCTGGGTGCTGTTGGGGTAACAGAAATCCAAAAGTAGTCCATGCTCAGTGATCACTCACAGGGTCACCTCAGCCAAAAGGAGGAAGCAGCCCAGTGCACGCAGACAAGATGGGCTTTATCTACACGATGAGATAGTGTGGAATCTTAAAACTAAGAAGGGATTCCTAAGCTATGGGCATAGAGGACCCTTAAGGATGTTGTTAAGTGAAACGTAAAGAAACGCTGTGTACCACTCATAAGCAGCCCCTAGAGCAGTCTGACTCATAAATGCCACAGTGTTGGAGATGGCGGTTGTTCAGTGAACACAGTTTTAGATCTGCAAATCGAAAGTTCTAGAGGTGTGCagtggggttggggagaaggtGTCCATTAAATGACTggactgtcccctgagaggtggCCAGGGTGATACATGTTAGGGTGCTATATTATACCatggtttttaaagaataaatgaaagaaaagagatggggaCGGGACAGAGAGGTGTGGATCATTGCCAGAGAGGGCCTGAGATGCTCTGACAGTCTAGAATACTCTAGTGAGGCTCCTGGATGTCCCCACTAGGATCCTCTGAGCACCTCCTGGTAAAATCCAGGTTTAACAAGTAACCCTGTAGCAAGAAGCCTGAAATCCAGCTGATACCTGCCTGCTCTCCATGTCTGATAGGCCTCCTCACCCTCCACTGTCCCCAAACGATGTCCTCTGGTCCTGACTTCAGCAAAGCATCTGTGTTACCCCTGAGTTATTTCCCAtctacccccaccctgccccttgACTGTCAGTCCCTGTTGCTACTGTAGTTGCGCCGAGTCTCTCCAGCAGTACAAGGCTTTTGCTCCTGGGCCTGTCCTGATGGCTTTGGATGTTTTCCCTTACTCTGCTTTCAAAGAGTTGGAGaactgttggttggttggttggttggttggttagttggttagttgggttgggttgggttgggttttccTTTAACAACTTTGAGGTGTCAGGGGCTTGGGGTGCAGGCTGCTAGAGTGAAAATTGGGGATCACAGGTAAGGACAGATCCAGGGAAACCGACTCAGCCAGGATATAATGGGAGCTGAGCCTAGACAAGCACTTCTACCCCTTCAGCCTGAGTGTACTGTGTCAGGTGTGTAAGAAATAACTGGAGAACCCCAGATGCCAGGCCAGTGCCATCCTGAGATACCCACGTGAAGGTCAAACTAAGGACGCAGAGACAAGCAGGCAGCCGAGGGAGCCTCTTGTTAGTTTCTCTTCCTGCTGGTGTGTGGGGCATTTACCAGTGTGTTCTTTGCTTGCATGTCTTGTGTATGTCAGGGAGGCTCACCACCTGTAACACAGGCTGCCCCGGTGTTATGCCACACTGCCTTCATAGTCTAACGTAACCAGAGGACTACCCAGGGAGAGTCCCCTTCCCCCGGCAGTCTCAGCCTGGAGTCTTCTCCTCAGATATTATAAGTGTGGGCTATGGCTCTCCCTCGAAGACAGGGCTCTGGCTTCTTGATTCCTGCTACTCCCAGGAACATGCTGAGTACCGAGTGTGGGTGCCAGTCCCCAATGTGACTGCCGTTCATCCGGCAGTCGAGGGAAGGCTGCCTGGCTTGCCTAACTGGGCACGTGGACTTAACAAGTGAAGCTGTCCTGGGGTCTTTCtttcagcttccttatctggGGCCACCCCTAGGTCATTGTGAGGATAGAATGACAAAGTGACAGCTAAGGCTGAAAGGCCTGATGGACAGTGATTGATGGATAGAAATGATGTACGTCttaattaaaggcatgctccgTGCTCATCAGAATGAAGCCCAGCTAATTCACAGTGCGGCAGCACACATCGACTCCTTGAAAGAAACCCACAGGGGCAGTGTGCAGCTTCAGAGAGAGTTTATTGCTCATGTgctccactccccccacccccaagtctctGAATCACCTTCAGCCCCGGGCAGTGCAGCCAGGGAGGCAGAAGACTAGACACTGCTCAATCCTCCTGGTAGGGAACATGGAAGCCTAGGGTGCTCCCCAGAGGAAAGTGTGCAAAGAAGGTTCTGGCCATGTCCTCGATCTGTGGGTAGGCGCCCTGGGTCTGGAAATATTGCACGTAGTTCCAGAAGTCAGAGGTGGAGAAAGGCCAGTAGGGCATAGCTGGTGGCTGTGTGTGGGGATCTGAAAGACAAGACATAGGTAGTCTCAGTGCCTGTCTCATTATCCCCACTAGAAGAACATCTTCTATACAGCCAGAGCAAGTGGATGGTGCTCCCAGTGTCTGACACCGGGAGGACACCTTCCCAGCCAGGAGTAGAATCTGAGTCACTCTGAGTGTACCTCTTACCCGTTAGAGTACCTGCTCccatggaaagagaagaaaagggagacaggacAAAACAAAGTGGGGCTTTGTCCTTGTCTGGAGGATGATGAGCAGAGAGGCAGCCAGGTgatgatgtgggggaggggagagggggaattCAGGCGACATGCCCACGAGGCTTCAGAGAACACAGCACCCACGTTCTAGAGCACAGGCTAGACCACCTCTGTGGTATTGGGACTCCTGAGAGTGCCCAGAGTCTGAGCTCAAACTGAGGGTGGGACTCTAAGAGCCCATTCATTTGTCTTCTGCCCGGGTGCTCTCACATGGCAGAAGACAAGGCCCAGCCTGATGGGGCCCTGGATCCTTCAGCATGCACAGCTCCCCACTGGCAGCAGGACTTGCATTGCCATACTTCAGGAGAGCTAACATTCCCACTGCCAGAGCTGAGCAGcttctgctcccccacccacctgcatGCACCAGTACCTTTTGCCAGTGAGAGAAAGACATTGAAAAGCA contains:
- the Otos gene encoding otospiralin, producing the protein MQACVLWWLALGMLLGIPAGAKPMPEEADPHTQPPAMPYWPFSTSDFWNYVQYFQTQGAYPQIEDMARTFFAHFPLGSTLGFHVPYQED